The following coding sequences are from one Anolis sagrei isolate rAnoSag1 chromosome 6, rAnoSag1.mat, whole genome shotgun sequence window:
- the LOC132782257 gene encoding GTPase IMAP family member 4-like, giving the protein MGECSVMLSHGQSQAKRNDHGCNHSPMLFNIYMKPLGKIIRSFGVDTQLYYSFPLNSREAPLILNQYLTAVMDWMRANKLRHNPDKTEVLLVSSEADRDLEWQPVLDKVTPPPLRTQVCSLGVLLDSALVFADAELRIVLVGRTRSRKSATGNSILGKKTFKSTTHPASGTKTCEKEETVIDGRKIVVVDTPGFFDTSVTPEETSKEVEKCVKWCSPGPHAIIQVMQVARFTPEEKYVAQIIQDIFSLEARHYMIVVFTRKDDLEGKPLKTFLEEGDASLWEYIDRCGGRCLAFNNRAEGQEREEQVRELLGMIDAMLEKNNKAPFYTEEMLARDQKQIEEHRRLQRENRELRKKYEKWLEGYINPCHVL; this is encoded by the exons ATGGGGGAATGTTCGGTGATGCTGAGCCATGGACAGTCTCAGGCTAAAAGGAATGACCATG GTTGCAATCATtctcccatgctcttcaacatctacatgaaaccattgggcaagatcatccggagttttggagttgacacacaactctactactcttttccactgaATTCCAGGGAAGCTCCCCTGATCCTAAACCAGTAcctgacagctgtgatggactggatgagggcaaacaagctgagacataatccagacaagacagaggtcctcctggtcagtagcGAGGCCGATCGGGATCtagagtggcaacctgtgctcgataaggttacacccccccccctgaggacacaggtctgcagcctgggggtcctcctggactcagcactggtGTTTGCGG ACGCTGAACTGAGGATTGTCCTGGTGGGGAGAACCAGATCCAGGAAGAGCGCCACAGGAAACTCCATCTTAGGAAAGAAGACGTTTAAGTCTACCACACACCCCGCATCAGGGACAAAAACCTGCGAAAAGGAAGAGACTGTGATTGATGGCAGGAAAATTGTGGTGGTTGACACGCCTGGGTTTTTTGACACCAGTGTCACACCGGAAGAAACTTCCAAAGAAGTTGAAAAGTGTGTGAAATGGTGCTCCCCAGGTCCACATGCCATCATACAAGTCATGCAAGTGGCCCGTTTCACTCCGGAGGAGAAATACGTGGCTCAAATAATCCAAGATATTTTCAGCCTCGAGGCCAGGCATTACATGATCGTTGTGTTCACCCGCAAAGACGATCTGGAAGGAAAGCCTTTGAAGACATTCTTAGAGGAAGGAGATGCTTCTCTTTGGGAGTACATTGACCGATGCGGGGGCCGTTGCCTTGCTTTCAACAAtagggctgaaggtcaggagagggaAGAGCAGGTGAGGGAGCTGCTGGGCATGATCGATGCCATGCTGGAAAAGAACAACAAGGCCCCCTTTTACACTGAAGAGATGCTCGCCAGGGACCAAAAACAGATCGAAGAACACCGACGTCTGCAAAGGGAGAACAGAGAGCTGAGGAAGAAGTACGAAAAATGGCTAGAAGGATACATAAACCCATGCCACGTACTCTAG